A region of Cucumis melo cultivar AY chromosome 2, USDA_Cmelo_AY_1.0, whole genome shotgun sequence DNA encodes the following proteins:
- the LOC103487206 gene encoding polygalacturonase yields the protein MNQISFYLLQNPMAKISNHSSFHSPFQPTIILLALVILISHTIRRSHSANLLNILDFGAIRGYDSSQAIHRAWAVACKSEESTIVYIPKGRFLVQPIEFHGGGCHNEDISFHIDGALIGPPDYRILGNVESWLSFVEVNGVSLTGGVLYANGEALWSCKFSTTHCPVGARTLSFRDSNNIRIRGLMSRNSQLFHIVINGCKNVLVEEVNVMAASNSPNTDGIHVETSTHVTIIDSTIQTGDDCISIGPGSYNIWIQRIRCGPGHGISIGSLAHNMNEPGVGNVTVSKAIFYGTQNGLRIKSWARPSTGFVYGVQFLGATMHNVQNPILIDQHYCPNNINCPGQESGIKISNIIYKDIVGTSATPIAIKFDCSSKNPCNGIRLEDVRLTYQNEEAKSSCEYAKGKTLGLVQPEGCF from the exons ATGAACCAAATCTCATTTTATCTACTTCAAAACCCAATGGCCAAAATTTCCAACCATTCATCATTTCACTCACCATTTCAACCAACGATCATCCTCCTAGCCCTCGTAATTCTGATCTCCCATACAATCAGAAGATCGCACTCAGCGAACTTGTTGAACATTTTGGATTTTGGTGCCATACGTGGTTATGATTCGAGCCAAGCCATCCATCGTGCATGGGCAGTGGCCTGCAAGTCCGAAGAATCTACCATTGTCTACATTCCAAAGGGAAGGTTTCTTGTTCAACCAATTGAATTCCATGGTGGAGGATGTCATAATGAAGATATTAGTTTCCATATTGATGGAGCTCTCATCGGGCCTCCTGACTACCGGATCCTTGGTAATGTCGAAAGTTGGCTAAGCTTTGTGGAGGTTAATGGCGTTTCTTTGACTGGTGGAGTTCTTTATGCCAATGGTGAAGCCTTATGGTCTTGTAAATTCTCCACTACCCACTGCCCCGTTGGAGCCCGG ACTCTAAGTTTTAGGGACTCAAATAATATAAGGATAAGGGGATTGATGTCTAGAAATAGCCAACTATTCCATATAGTGATCAATGGATGTAAGAATGTACTAGTGGAAGAAGTCAACGTGATGGCAGCAAGTAATAGTCCGAACACTGATGGCATTCACGTGGAAACATCCACGCATGTGACCATCATTGACTCTACCATTCAAACGGGAGATGATTGTATCTCCATCGGTCCTGGGTCCTATAATATTTGGATTCAACGCATTCGATGTGGACCTGGTCATGGCATTAG CATAGGAAGCTTAGCACACAACATGAACGAGCCTGGGGTAGGAAACGTCACCGTTTCAAAGG caatATTTTACGGTACTCAAAATGGGCTGAGAATAAAGTCATGGGCCAGACCCAGCACTGGATTTGTGTACGGAGTCCAATTTCTTGGAGCCACCATGCATAATGTCCAAAACCCAATTCTCATTGACCAACACTACTGCCCCAACAACATAAACTGCCCCGGTCAG GAATCAGGAATCAAGATAAGCAATATAATATATAAGGACATTGTAGGAACTTCAGCAACACCAATTGCCATAAAATTTGATTGTAGTTCAAAGAATCCTTGCAATGGAATAAGACTTGAAGATGTTCGCTTGACTTACCAAAATGAAGAAGCTAAGTCCTCTTGTGAATATGCAAAGGGAAAAACATTAGGTTTAGTTCAACCAGAAGGTTGTTTTTGA